A genome region from Ottowia testudinis includes the following:
- the ahpF gene encoding alkyl hydroperoxide reductase subunit F, giving the protein MLDDDIKQQLAAYLERVKEPFEMVASLDDGDSSKELRELLEEVVHARPDMITLRLDGADTRKPSFTLARPGSGTQLRFAAIPGGHEFTSLILALLWTGGHPPKVEADTLEQIKALDADLDFEVYMSLSCHNCPDVVQALSLMSIYNPRIKTTVIDGGLYQNEIEAREIMGVPTVFLNGQFFSNGRMSVEEILQKVDTGAAARDAEKLSAKAPYEVLIVGGGPAGAAAAIYAARKGIRTGMVAERFGGQVNDTMEIANYPGIPETNGPAYAAQLEAHVRNYEVDIMNTQRVAELVPAAETGGLITVKLDNGGTLQSRTVILATGARWRNVNVPGEQEYKTKGVAYCPHCDGPLFKGKDVAVIGGGNSGVEAAIDLAGVVKHVTVLEFLPEMKADAVLVKKLKSLPNVTIHTNAQTTEITGAAGKVNGLKFKHRADGTDASVDLEGVFVQIGLVPNTEFLRTTVERSKFGEIVVDARGATNVPGVFAAGDCTTVPYKQIVVAAGAGSTAALSAFDYLIRTPAAEGVQTEEKETVAV; this is encoded by the coding sequence ATGTTGGACGACGACATCAAACAACAACTCGCTGCCTACCTCGAGCGCGTGAAAGAGCCGTTCGAGATGGTGGCCTCCCTGGACGACGGCGATTCGTCGAAGGAACTGCGCGAACTGTTGGAAGAAGTGGTTCATGCGCGCCCCGACATGATCACGCTGCGCTTAGACGGCGCCGACACGCGCAAGCCATCCTTCACCCTGGCGCGCCCCGGCAGCGGCACGCAATTGCGCTTTGCCGCCATCCCCGGCGGGCATGAATTCACGAGCCTCATCCTGGCCCTGCTGTGGACCGGCGGCCACCCGCCCAAGGTCGAGGCCGACACGCTGGAGCAGATCAAGGCGCTGGATGCCGACCTGGACTTCGAGGTCTACATGAGCCTGTCGTGCCACAACTGCCCCGACGTGGTGCAGGCGCTGTCGCTCATGAGCATTTACAACCCGCGCATCAAGACCACCGTCATCGACGGCGGCCTGTACCAGAACGAGATCGAGGCGCGCGAGATCATGGGCGTGCCCACCGTGTTTTTGAACGGCCAGTTCTTCAGCAACGGCCGCATGAGCGTGGAAGAAATCCTGCAGAAGGTGGACACCGGCGCCGCCGCGCGCGACGCTGAAAAGCTGTCCGCCAAGGCGCCGTATGAAGTGCTGATCGTCGGCGGCGGCCCCGCCGGCGCGGCCGCGGCCATCTACGCCGCGCGCAAGGGCATCCGCACCGGCATGGTGGCCGAGCGCTTTGGCGGCCAGGTCAACGACACCATGGAAATCGCCAACTACCCCGGCATCCCCGAGACCAACGGCCCCGCCTACGCCGCGCAGCTGGAAGCGCATGTGCGCAACTACGAGGTCGACATCATGAACACGCAGCGCGTGGCCGAACTGGTGCCGGCCGCTGAAACCGGCGGCCTGATCACGGTCAAGCTGGACAACGGCGGCACGCTGCAAAGCCGCACCGTCATCCTGGCCACCGGCGCGCGCTGGCGCAACGTCAACGTGCCGGGCGAGCAGGAATACAAGACCAAAGGCGTGGCCTACTGCCCGCACTGCGACGGCCCGCTGTTCAAGGGCAAGGACGTGGCCGTCATCGGCGGCGGCAACTCGGGCGTGGAAGCGGCCATCGACCTGGCTGGCGTGGTCAAGCACGTCACCGTGCTGGAGTTTCTGCCCGAGATGAAGGCCGACGCCGTGCTGGTCAAGAAGCTGAAGAGTTTGCCCAACGTCACCATCCACACCAACGCGCAGACGACCGAGATCACGGGCGCGGCGGGCAAAGTGAACGGCCTGAAGTTCAAGCACCGCGCCGACGGCACGGATGCGAGCGTCGATCTGGAAGGCGTGTTCGTGCAGATCGGCCTGGTGCCCAACACCGAATTTCTCAGGACAACGGTGGAGCGCAGCAAATTCGGCGAAATCGTGGTCGACGCGCGCGGCGCCACCAACGTGCCCGGCGTGTTCGCGGCGGGCGATTGCACCACGGTGCCGTACAAGCAAATCGTGGTCGCGGCGGGCGCGGGATCGACGGCGGCGTTGAGTGCGTTTGACTATTTGATTCGGACGCCGGCGGCGGAGGGCGTTCAGACCGAAGAGAAGGAAACAGTGGCGGTGTGA
- a CDS encoding heme biosynthesis protein HemY, protein MRAALWLMGLFAAAVALALFAGDNDGTVTIFWPPHRVDVSINLALLLLAGLFVLLHLALRALAVVFELPRQARRWRAQQRERATHALLLDAFTQFSAGRFLRARKAAEGALAREQALDVAGDAPPHALALRTLAHMTVAESAHALQDQATRDAHFNHALKAAASRGAAAELREGVLLRATRWSLHDHDPAGALARLDELPTGANRRTAALRLKLKAARQSGRIAEAMDTARLLAKHRAFAPEAARSLVRGLAAELIGRAHDAGQLQTVWDSLDAAERAMPELALRAAQRLQTLGGDAATVREWLKPVWDDMLALPGSFDDAHRVRLARVLEAGMAATGEPSDPQWLGRLEAAAQANPRDATLQYLAGMACLHRGLWGRAQMLLTQAARQLDDEGLRRQAWRALAELAEQRGDTDAAVEAWKRAAMG, encoded by the coding sequence ATGCGCGCCGCCTTGTGGCTGATGGGTCTGTTCGCGGCGGCGGTCGCGCTGGCGCTGTTCGCGGGCGACAACGATGGCACCGTCACCATCTTCTGGCCGCCGCACCGCGTCGACGTGTCCATCAACCTGGCGCTGCTGCTGCTGGCTGGCCTGTTCGTGCTGCTGCATCTGGCGCTGCGCGCGCTCGCCGTCGTGTTCGAGCTGCCGCGCCAAGCCCGCCGCTGGCGTGCCCAGCAGCGCGAACGCGCCACCCATGCCCTGCTGCTCGACGCCTTCACGCAGTTCAGCGCCGGGCGCTTTCTGCGCGCGCGCAAGGCGGCCGAGGGCGCGCTGGCCCGGGAGCAGGCCTTGGACGTGGCTGGCGACGCGCCCCCGCACGCGCTCGCCTTGCGCACACTCGCCCACATGACCGTCGCCGAAAGCGCCCACGCTCTGCAGGACCAAGCCACGCGCGATGCGCACTTCAACCACGCGCTCAAAGCCGCGGCCAGCCGCGGCGCCGCCGCCGAGCTGCGCGAAGGCGTGCTGCTGCGCGCCACCCGCTGGTCATTGCACGATCACGACCCTGCCGGCGCCCTGGCGCGGCTGGACGAACTGCCCACCGGCGCCAACCGCCGCACCGCCGCGCTGCGCTTGAAGCTCAAGGCTGCGCGCCAATCCGGCCGCATCGCCGAGGCCATGGACACCGCGCGCCTGCTTGCCAAGCACCGCGCCTTCGCCCCCGAAGCCGCGCGCAGCCTGGTGCGCGGCCTGGCGGCCGAGCTGATCGGCCGCGCGCACGACGCCGGCCAGTTGCAGACCGTGTGGGATTCGCTCGATGCCGCCGAACGCGCCATGCCCGAGCTGGCCCTGCGCGCCGCCCAGCGCCTGCAGACACTGGGCGGCGACGCGGCCACTGTGCGCGAATGGCTCAAGCCCGTCTGGGACGACATGCTGGCGCTGCCCGGCTCCTTCGACGACGCCCACCGCGTGCGCCTGGCGCGCGTGCTCGAAGCCGGCATGGCCGCCACCGGCGAGCCGTCCGACCCCCAATGGCTCGGCCGCCTGGAAGCCGCCGCCCAGGCCAACCCGCGCGACGCCACCTTGCAATACCTGGCCGGCATGGCTTGCCTGCACCGTGGGCTGTGGGGCAGGGCGCAGATGCTGCTCACCCAGGCCGCGCGGCAGCTGGACGACGAAGGGCTGCGTCGCCAGGCGTGGCGGGCGCTGGCTGAGCTGGCGGAGCAGCGCGGCGATACGGATGCCGCCGTCGAGGCGTGGAAGCGGGCCGCGATGGGGTGA
- a CDS encoding uroporphyrinogen-III C-methyltransferase, giving the protein MTPEPSTVLHPAPPASPVPEAIAPEPAPPPRPMRQRPGRGVQPGLVAAWLVAAVGLTVSVLLWQKVSSMQESLARQSQDAGSQSVEARTLARQAEESARAMSGKVAALETKVADMTAYRAQLDTLVQSVARARDENLAVELEAAVRVAQDQAQLTGSVEPLLAALRTAERRLTRSSDPRLAPVLRAVTRDLERVKAASIPDTAGLLARIDQLLRQVDDLPAANDVGRAKTDGGPRGTHGAPAPAPENWWMRQWRVVLDEARGLLRVSRVERPDASMLSPDQVFFVRENLKLRLQGARLALLARQYEAARADLAAASSALGTWFDPASRRTQSAATLLQQAQASTKAADLPRVEATLLALGNAVAAAGATAEAR; this is encoded by the coding sequence ATGACGCCAGAGCCAAGCACTGTCTTGCACCCAGCGCCCCCTGCATCGCCAGTGCCGGAAGCGATCGCGCCGGAACCCGCACCGCCGCCGCGCCCCATGCGCCAGCGGCCCGGGCGCGGCGTGCAGCCCGGCTTGGTCGCGGCTTGGCTGGTGGCCGCCGTGGGCCTCACGGTGAGCGTGCTGCTGTGGCAAAAGGTCTCCTCCATGCAGGAATCGCTGGCGCGCCAGAGCCAGGACGCAGGCAGCCAGTCGGTCGAGGCGCGCACACTGGCGCGGCAGGCCGAGGAATCGGCCCGCGCCATGTCCGGCAAGGTCGCGGCGCTGGAGACCAAGGTGGCCGACATGACCGCGTACCGCGCGCAGCTCGACACCCTGGTGCAAAGCGTGGCCCGCGCGCGCGACGAAAATCTGGCGGTCGAGCTCGAAGCCGCCGTGCGCGTGGCGCAGGATCAGGCCCAGCTCACCGGCAGCGTCGAGCCGCTGCTGGCCGCGCTGCGCACCGCCGAGCGCCGCCTCACGCGCTCCAGCGATCCGCGCCTGGCGCCCGTGCTGCGCGCCGTCACGCGCGATCTGGAGCGCGTGAAGGCCGCCAGCATTCCCGACACCGCCGGCCTGCTGGCGCGCATCGACCAGTTGCTGCGCCAGGTCGACGACCTGCCCGCCGCCAACGACGTTGGCCGCGCCAAAACGGATGGCGGCCCGCGTGGCACGCACGGTGCGCCCGCGCCCGCGCCCGAAAACTGGTGGATGCGCCAGTGGCGCGTGGTGCTGGACGAGGCGCGCGGCCTGCTGCGCGTGAGCCGCGTCGAGCGGCCCGACGCGAGCATGCTGTCGCCCGATCAGGTTTTCTTCGTGCGCGAAAACCTCAAGCTGCGGCTGCAGGGCGCGCGCCTGGCGCTGCTGGCGCGCCAGTACGAAGCCGCGCGCGCTGACCTGGCCGCCGCGTCAAGCGCTCTCGGCACCTGGTTCGACCCGGCATCGCGCCGCACCCAATCCGCCGCCACGCTGTTGCAGCAGGCGCAGGCCAGCACCAAGGCGGCCGACCTGCCGCGCGTGGAAGCCACCCTGCTGGCGCTGGGCAACGCCGTGGCTGCTGCTGGCGCCACGGCCGAAGCGCGCTGA
- a CDS encoding uroporphyrinogen-III synthase has translation MPHVLVTRPAPEAARWAAELTALGIAAEPLALIDIVPEPLQGALAEARARLHEWHAAMFVSGNAVSGFCQENSALAPVHQALEAIKTRAWSPGPGTTAALGQAGWPAARIDAPAHDAPQFDSESLWARVAPQARTGTRVLIVRGASSDGVAAGRDWLVAQLTAAGALVDQVAAYRRLAPTLSAAQRARARAAASDGTLWLFSSSEAITNLRQCLPDVDWRAARALVTHPRIGDAARAAGFGAVQGTRPTLAAVVASIESMR, from the coding sequence ATGCCGCACGTCCTGGTCACGCGCCCCGCGCCCGAAGCCGCGCGCTGGGCGGCTGAATTGACTGCACTCGGCATAGCGGCCGAGCCGCTGGCGCTGATCGACATCGTGCCCGAGCCCCTGCAAGGCGCGCTGGCCGAGGCGCGCGCGCGGCTGCATGAGTGGCATGCTGCCATGTTTGTCAGCGGCAATGCGGTGAGCGGTTTTTGTCAAGAAAATAGCGCCCTGGCGCCTGTCCATCAAGCGCTGGAAGCTATTAAAACAAGAGCATGGTCGCCCGGCCCGGGCACCACGGCGGCGCTGGGGCAGGCCGGCTGGCCAGCCGCGCGCATCGACGCGCCGGCCCACGACGCGCCGCAATTCGATTCCGAATCGCTCTGGGCGCGCGTGGCGCCGCAGGCGCGGACCGGCACGCGTGTACTGATCGTGCGCGGCGCCAGCAGTGATGGCGTGGCGGCCGGGCGCGATTGGCTGGTGGCGCAGCTGACGGCGGCCGGTGCGCTGGTCGATCAAGTCGCCGCGTACCGCCGCCTGGCGCCCACGCTGAGTGCTGCCCAGCGCGCGCGCGCGCGCGCGGCGGCGAGCGATGGCACGCTGTGGCTGTTCAGCAGTTCCGAAGCCATCACCAACCTGCGCCAATGCCTGCCGGACGTGGACTGGCGGGCCGCGCGCGCGCTGGTCACGCACCCGCGCATCGGCGACGCCGCGCGCGCCGCCGGCTTCGGCGCCGTGCAGGGCACCCGGCCCACGCTGGCGGCGGTGGTGGCGTCGATAGAATCCATGCGGTGA
- the hemC gene encoding hydroxymethylbilane synthase, with translation MSLQITIATRESRLALWQAEHVKALLEARDHAVTLLGMTTRGDQILDRTLSKVGGKGLFVKELETALEEGRADIAVHSLKDVPMDLPEGFALACVMAREDPRDAWVSPGCATPADLPPGAVIGTSSLRRTVLLRAMLSKMQRDDVRIEPLRGNLDTRLRKLDEGQYAAIVLAAAGLKRLRLADRIRHIFSSDEMLPAAGQGALGIETIAARADLAGALAPLADQSTWLAVAAERAVSRAMGGSCSMPLAAHATLEGKRLHLRAAWGDPEGAPRLVTAEGAADVHGVDAAVALGERVAADLRAAGAR, from the coding sequence ATGTCCCTTCAGATCACCATCGCCACCCGCGAAAGCCGCCTCGCCCTGTGGCAGGCCGAACACGTCAAAGCCCTGCTTGAAGCACGCGACCACGCCGTCACGCTGCTCGGCATGACCACGCGCGGCGACCAAATCCTGGACCGCACCCTCAGCAAGGTCGGCGGCAAGGGCCTGTTCGTGAAAGAGCTGGAAACGGCGCTGGAAGAGGGCCGCGCCGACATCGCCGTGCATTCGTTGAAAGACGTGCCGATGGACCTGCCCGAGGGCTTTGCGCTGGCCTGCGTGATGGCGCGCGAAGACCCGCGCGATGCCTGGGTGTCGCCGGGCTGCGCCACGCCGGCCGATCTGCCGCCCGGTGCGGTCATCGGCACTTCCAGCCTGCGGCGCACGGTCTTGCTGCGCGCCATGCTCTCGAAAATGCAGCGTGACGACGTGCGCATCGAGCCGCTGCGCGGCAACCTGGACACCCGCTTGCGCAAGCTGGACGAGGGGCAGTACGCCGCCATCGTGCTGGCGGCGGCGGGCCTCAAGCGCTTGCGCCTCGCCGATCGCATCCGACACATCTTCAGCTCCGACGAGATGCTGCCAGCGGCCGGGCAAGGCGCGCTGGGTATCGAAACAATAGCTGCCCGCGCTGATTTGGCGGGCGCGCTGGCCCCATTGGCTGATCAAAGCACGTGGCTGGCGGTGGCCGCCGAGCGCGCCGTCAGCCGCGCCATGGGCGGCAGCTGCTCGATGCCGCTGGCCGCGCACGCCACGCTGGAGGGCAAGCGCCTGCATCTGCGCGCCGCCTGGGGCGACCCGGAGGGCGCGCCGCGCCTGGTCACCGCCGAGGGCGCCGCCGATGTACACGGCGTGGACGCCGCCGTGGCGCTGGGCGAGCGTGTGGCGGCCGACCTGCGCGCGGCCGGCGCGAGATGA
- the phnX gene encoding phosphonoacetaldehyde hydrolase has protein sequence MTTATLSRPAAETPNQESVSLAPLQAVIFDWAGTLVDFGSLAPTQIFVEAFACFDITITLAQARGPMGLSKWDHIHQLLQEPAIGQQWQARFGRAPTREDVDAVYARFMPMQIAKVGEFSAPIDGAPQVLAWLRARGLKIGSCTGYPREVLAQLLPAAAAAGIAPDHVVAGDDLSAGGRPGPFMALANVLALGVGDVRACVKVDDTVPGIEEGRRAGMWCVGLTLSGNEVGYSPQEYAQAPADEVEARIARADVKLRQAGAHHVIRSVKDLASVLHTIAADMRAGRMPG, from the coding sequence ATGACCACCGCCACACTCTCTCGCCCCGCCGCTGAAACGCCGAATCAAGAAAGCGTTTCGCTCGCGCCCCTGCAAGCCGTCATCTTCGACTGGGCCGGCACGCTGGTTGACTTCGGCTCGCTGGCGCCGACGCAGATCTTCGTCGAGGCCTTTGCCTGCTTCGACATCACCATCACGCTGGCCCAGGCGCGCGGGCCGATGGGGCTGTCCAAGTGGGATCACATCCACCAGTTGCTGCAAGAGCCCGCCATCGGCCAGCAATGGCAGGCGCGCTTTGGCCGCGCCCCGACGCGCGAGGATGTGGATGCCGTCTACGCCCGCTTCATGCCCATGCAAATCGCCAAGGTGGGCGAGTTCTCGGCGCCCATCGACGGCGCGCCGCAGGTGCTGGCGTGGCTGCGCGCGCGGGGATTGAAGATTGGCTCCTGCACCGGTTACCCGCGCGAAGTGCTGGCGCAACTGCTGCCCGCCGCCGCGGCAGCGGGCATCGCGCCCGACCATGTGGTGGCTGGCGACGACCTTTCCGCCGGTGGGCGCCCCGGCCCTTTCATGGCGCTGGCCAACGTGCTGGCGCTGGGCGTGGGCGACGTGCGTGCCTGCGTCAAGGTCGATGACACCGTGCCCGGCATCGAAGAGGGCCGCCGCGCGGGCATGTGGTGCGTGGGCCTGACGCTGTCGGGCAACGAAGTCGGCTATTCGCCGCAGGAATATGCCCAGGCGCCCGCCGATGAGGTCGAGGCGCGCATCGCCCGCGCCGACGTCAAGCTGCGCCAGGCGGGTGCGCACCACGTGATCCGCAGCGTGAAGGACTTGGCCAGCGTGCTGCACACCATTGCCGCCGACATGCGCGCAGGGCGCATGCCGGGCTGA
- the psrA gene encoding iron-containing alcohol dehydrogenase PsrA — translation MWTYHNPVAVHAGPDSLRQLPALLHGRSCVLVTFAEAHELGLVERVRALLGDALHGVISDVAPNPDVQWLAPLYDRLHREHADADCLVALGGGSAIDTAKALLCATPSGRFDELLAALEQGLPLPAGRHKALIAVPTTAGTGSEVTPWATIWDQAGGRKHSLHQPWTWPEAAIIDAELMQSLPAGVTLASGLDALSHALEAIWNVHRNPVSTALAVAAARRTIDTLPRLLRDLSSLPLRAGMAQAALLAGLAFSNTKTALAHSLSYDMTLHHGLVHGIACSFSLPQVMELALGQDAATDAALLSIFDADQPGQAVHRLREFLHALGVATDPAHYGVGPEAWRAMLHSALQGPRGRNFIGQAALA, via the coding sequence ATGTGGACCTATCACAACCCCGTGGCCGTGCATGCCGGCCCCGACAGCCTGCGGCAACTGCCCGCACTGCTGCACGGCCGCTCGTGCGTGCTGGTGACCTTTGCCGAAGCGCACGAGCTGGGCCTGGTCGAGCGAGTACGCGCGCTGCTGGGCGATGCGCTGCACGGCGTCATCAGCGACGTCGCGCCCAACCCCGATGTGCAATGGCTGGCCCCGTTGTACGACCGCCTGCACCGCGAGCACGCCGACGCCGACTGCCTCGTTGCCCTGGGGGGTGGCAGCGCCATCGACACCGCCAAGGCGCTGCTGTGCGCCACGCCAAGCGGTCGATTCGACGAACTGCTGGCCGCACTGGAGCAGGGGCTGCCACTGCCCGCAGGGCGGCACAAGGCGCTGATCGCCGTGCCTACCACGGCCGGCACGGGCAGCGAAGTCACGCCTTGGGCCACGATCTGGGATCAGGCCGGTGGCCGCAAGCATTCGCTCCACCAGCCCTGGACCTGGCCTGAGGCCGCCATCATCGATGCCGAGCTGATGCAAAGCCTGCCGGCCGGCGTCACCCTGGCTTCGGGGCTGGACGCGCTGTCGCACGCGCTGGAAGCGATCTGGAACGTGCACCGCAACCCGGTCTCCACGGCACTGGCCGTGGCGGCGGCGCGCCGCACCATCGACACCTTGCCGCGCCTGCTGCGCGACTTGTCCAGCCTGCCGCTGCGCGCCGGCATGGCGCAGGCCGCGTTGCTGGCCGGGCTGGCGTTTTCCAACACCAAGACGGCGCTGGCGCATTCGCTGTCGTACGACATGACGTTGCACCACGGCCTGGTGCACGGCATTGCCTGCTCGTTCAGCCTGCCGCAGGTGATGGAACTGGCGCTGGGCCAGGATGCCGCCACCGACGCCGCGCTGCTGTCGATCTTCGATGCCGATCAGCCCGGGCAGGCCGTGCACCGCCTGCGCGAGTTTCTGCACGCGCTGGGCGTGGCGACCGACCCGGCCCATTACGGCGTCGGCCCCGAAGCCTGGCGCGCCATGCTGCACAGCGCGCTGCAAGGCCCGCGCGGGCGCAACTTCATCGGGCAGGCCGCGCTGGCCTGA
- the phnE gene encoding phosphonate ABC transporter, permease protein PhnE, which produces MGTTYDTGGYQWTVPRPHGLAGWLGYAALALVVAGVLQWSAAGAQMSWGELASGLPQIGDFLARSVPPDWSMLQRLWAPALETVQIAIWGTLLSIVLALPLSFLAANNLRVWPTVRVATRQLLNVIRSINELILALVFVSAVGLGPFPGVLALALHGMGMLGKFFADAIEEIDQGPLEALRSAGAAPLQVIVFGVIPQVITAWVAVVLYRFEVNLRSATVLGMVGAGGLGFELISSLKLFRYQETATCIVVITVMVIVADLASGWLRQRIQQGGSR; this is translated from the coding sequence ATGGGCACGACGTATGACACCGGCGGCTACCAGTGGACGGTGCCGCGCCCCCATGGCTTGGCCGGCTGGCTGGGCTATGCCGCGCTGGCGCTGGTGGTGGCGGGCGTATTGCAGTGGAGCGCCGCTGGCGCGCAGATGAGCTGGGGTGAGCTGGCCAGCGGGCTGCCGCAGATCGGCGATTTTCTGGCCCGATCCGTGCCGCCCGACTGGAGCATGCTGCAGCGGCTGTGGGCACCGGCGCTGGAAACGGTGCAGATCGCCATCTGGGGCACGCTGCTGAGTATCGTGCTGGCGCTGCCGCTGAGTTTTTTGGCCGCCAACAACCTGCGTGTGTGGCCGACGGTGCGGGTGGCGACGCGGCAGCTGCTGAACGTGATCCGCAGCATCAACGAGCTGATCCTGGCGCTGGTGTTCGTGTCGGCGGTCGGGCTGGGGCCGTTTCCGGGCGTGCTGGCGCTGGCGCTGCATGGCATGGGCATGCTGGGCAAGTTCTTCGCCGACGCCATCGAGGAGATCGACCAAGGCCCGCTGGAGGCGCTGCGCAGTGCCGGCGCCGCGCCGCTGCAGGTGATCGTGTTCGGCGTCATCCCCCAGGTCATCACGGCCTGGGTGGCGGTGGTGCTGTATCGCTTCGAGGTCAACCTGCGCTCGGCCACCGTGCTGGGCATGGTCGGCGCTGGCGGCCTGGGCTTCGAGCTGATCAGCAGCCTGAAGCTGTTCCGCTACCAGGAGACGGCGACCTGCATCGTCGTCATCACGGTGATGGTGATCGTGGCCGACCTGGCCTCGGGCTGGCTGCGCCAGCGCATTCAGCAAGGCGGCAGCCGCTGA
- the phnC gene encoding phosphonate ABC transporter ATP-binding protein — protein MIRASQLHKRYGSNHVLRGIDLDVRPGEFVVMLGLSGAGKSTLLRCLNGLTTPDEGQLSVGGIDLRQRHSRRALARHVAMVFQHHNLVPRLSVLKNALTGRLGAVGVLPSMLQLFPRRDVDLARQCLERVGLAHKADARAESLSGGQMQRVGIARALAQQPQVILADEPVASLDPKTAASVMQCLREATRQLGIAVVCNLHQVEFAREFGDRIVGLAQGRIVYDGAPSGLDDAALEAIYQTPQPPLTEAPRPPMGYQPALAVGGA, from the coding sequence ATGATCCGCGCCAGCCAACTGCACAAGCGCTACGGCAGCAACCACGTGCTGCGCGGCATCGATCTGGATGTGCGCCCGGGCGAATTCGTGGTGATGCTGGGCCTCTCGGGCGCGGGCAAGTCCACACTGTTGCGCTGCCTCAACGGCCTGACCACGCCGGATGAAGGGCAACTGAGCGTGGGCGGCATCGACCTGCGCCAGCGCCATTCGCGCCGCGCCCTGGCGCGCCACGTGGCGATGGTGTTTCAGCACCACAACCTGGTGCCGCGTCTGTCGGTGCTGAAGAACGCGCTCACCGGGCGCCTGGGCGCCGTCGGCGTGCTGCCCTCGATGCTGCAACTGTTTCCCCGCCGCGACGTCGATTTGGCGCGGCAATGCCTGGAGCGCGTGGGCCTGGCGCACAAGGCCGACGCGCGCGCCGAGTCGCTCTCGGGCGGCCAGATGCAGCGCGTGGGCATTGCCCGAGCGCTGGCCCAGCAGCCGCAGGTGATCCTGGCCGACGAGCCGGTGGCCAGCCTGGACCCCAAGACCGCCGCCAGCGTGATGCAATGCCTGCGCGAAGCCACGCGCCAGTTGGGCATCGCCGTGGTGTGCAACCTGCACCAGGTCGAGTTCGCGCGCGAATTTGGCGACCGCATCGTCGGGCTGGCGCAGGGCCGCATCGTGTACGACGGCGCGCCCAGCGGGCTGGACGACGCGGCACTCGAGGCGATCTATCAAACCCCGCAGCCGCCGCTGACCGAAGCGCCGCGGCCGCCGATGGGCTATCAGCCCGCCTTGGCCGTGGGAGGTGCGTGA
- the phnD gene encoding phosphonate ABC transporter substrate-binding protein → MKTTRTTWLKLAAALVLTAGASLATAQTDELRVGLIPSEDAQAMIRSSQQIIDQLAQKTGLKVRPFVANDYNGVIEALRSGKLDIAYLGPFSYVMAADIANAEAFAVAVTKKTGKSAYHSQVITRADKGLDSIAKLKGKTFAFVDPSSTSGHLFPKAGLMAEGFDPDKHFSRVIFSGSHDANIMAVVNGKVDGAAVADRIFDAAVAKGAVKASDFNVVWRSKPIPESPMVWRKSLDEATKKKVAAAMADIKDLPWGDQGVLNGFAPTSDAAYDVVRQTAKALKLDLGRMK, encoded by the coding sequence ATGAAGACGACCCGAACAACCTGGCTCAAGCTGGCCGCCGCCCTGGTGTTGACCGCCGGCGCCAGCCTAGCCACGGCGCAAACCGACGAACTGCGCGTTGGCCTGATCCCGTCGGAAGACGCCCAGGCCATGATCCGATCCAGCCAGCAGATCATCGACCAGCTGGCGCAGAAGACCGGCCTGAAGGTGCGCCCCTTCGTCGCCAACGACTACAACGGCGTCATCGAGGCGCTGCGCTCGGGCAAGCTGGACATCGCCTACCTGGGCCCGTTCTCCTACGTGATGGCCGCCGACATCGCCAACGCCGAGGCGTTTGCGGTGGCGGTGACCAAGAAGACCGGCAAGAGCGCCTACCACAGCCAGGTCATCACCCGCGCCGACAAGGGGCTGGACAGCATCGCCAAGCTCAAGGGCAAGACGTTTGCCTTTGTCGACCCCAGTTCCACCTCGGGCCACCTGTTTCCCAAGGCGGGCCTGATGGCCGAGGGGTTTGACCCGGACAAGCACTTTTCGCGTGTGATCTTCTCGGGCTCGCACGACGCCAACATCATGGCCGTGGTCAACGGCAAGGTCGATGGCGCGGCCGTGGCCGACCGCATTTTTGACGCCGCCGTGGCCAAGGGCGCGGTCAAGGCCAGCGACTTCAACGTGGTGTGGCGCTCCAAGCCGATCCCCGAATCGCCTATGGTCTGGCGCAAGAGCCTGGACGAGGCCACCAAGAAGAAGGTGGCCGCGGCCATGGCCGACATCAAGGACTTGCCCTGGGGCGACCAGGGCGTGCTGAACGGCTTTGCCCCCACCAGCGACGCCGCCTACGACGTGGTGCGCCAGACCGCCAAGGCGCTCAAGCTCGACCTGGGGCGCATGAAATGA